The proteins below come from a single Blattabacterium cuenoti genomic window:
- the era gene encoding GTPase Era yields MIYKSGFVSIIGFPNVGKSTLMNSIIGEKISIITHKPQTTRHRILGIFNKYNLQIVFSDTPGLISHNKNFLQKKMMKYVIRSFEDADIILLLTEVGKIKNLLETERLKKILMNFIKQINNKIPIIVLINKIDKIKSNFNILYKTIDYWSNILPQSEILPISALKKTNQDLLIDKIKVLLSEHEPFYPKELLSDRSKRFFVNEIIRERVFFLYKREIPYSVEIKTEIFKQKEKYIEISSILYVERDSQKNILIGYSGKSLKRLKFFSIKKIEEFFQKKIILFLFVKICKNWRNNYKYLKYFGY; encoded by the coding sequence TTGATTTATAAATCTGGTTTTGTTAGTATTATAGGATTTCCTAATGTAGGAAAATCAACTTTAATGAATTCTATTATTGGAGAGAAAATATCTATCATTACACATAAGCCACAAACTACACGTCATAGAATATTAGGAATATTTAATAAATATAATTTACAAATTGTATTTTCTGATACCCCTGGACTAATCAGTCATAATAAAAATTTTTTACAAAAAAAAATGATGAAATATGTTATAAGATCTTTTGAAGATGCAGATATAATATTATTGCTGACTGAAGTAGGAAAAATTAAAAATTTATTAGAGACAGAAAGATTGAAGAAAATCTTAATGAATTTTATTAAACAAATCAATAATAAAATTCCTATCATTGTATTAATTAATAAAATTGATAAGATCAAATCAAATTTTAATATCCTATATAAAACCATTGATTATTGGAGTAATATTTTACCTCAATCGGAAATATTGCCTATATCTGCATTAAAAAAAACCAATCAAGATTTATTGATAGATAAAATAAAAGTATTATTATCTGAACATGAACCATTTTATCCAAAAGAATTATTAAGTGATAGATCTAAACGATTTTTTGTTAATGAGATTATAAGAGAAAGAGTATTTTTTTTATATAAAAGAGAAATCCCTTATTCTGTAGAAATAAAGACAGAAATTTTTAAACAAAAAGAAAAATACATAGAAATATCTTCTATTCTTTATGTGGAAAGAGACTCACAAAAAAATATATTAATAGGTTATTCTGGGAAATCTTTAAAAAGATTAAAATTTTTTTCTATAAAAAAAATAGAAGAATTTTTTCAAAAAAAAATTATATTATTTTTATTTGTTAAAATATGTAAAAATTGGAGAAATAATTATAAATATTTAAAATATTTTGGATACTAA
- the tyrS gene encoding tyrosine--tRNA ligase: protein MKNIIDELSWRKLIQDKVYGIEEQLKKPTKTYIGFDPTSDSLHIGSLLPIIILIHLKRMGHPVCILIGGGTGIIGDPSERKDEKKILKEKILEKNFFSIRNQINKIFKYYSENVEILNNFQWIKNISFIDFIKNIGKHISINYLMSKNSIKKRVENGISFKEFSYALVQGYDFYYLNKINNYQLQIGGSDQWGNITTGIELIKKKTGKKVYGFTFPLITKSNGKKFGKSENEYNIWLDSKKTSPYKFYQFWMNLSDLESERYIKIYTFLSKKKISNLIIKHKKNPNKRLLQKKLAYNLTNWIHGNNKYQEIIKIISVLFQKDYKILQTLKKDECISIYKNIPNKLLYKNKLKKGFILIDLLKESGLFKSKKLAKIAIKSKSIYVNKILIKENFIIKEKNLIQEEYILLQFGKKNFLIVKFK, encoded by the coding sequence ATGAAAAATATTATAGATGAGTTATCATGGAGAAAATTAATCCAAGATAAAGTTTATGGAATAGAAGAACAATTAAAAAAACCTACAAAAACTTATATTGGATTTGATCCAACATCTGATTCTCTTCATATAGGTAGTCTATTACCAATTATAATATTAATTCACTTAAAAAGAATGGGACATCCAGTTTGTATTTTAATTGGAGGAGGAACAGGTATTATCGGTGATCCATCTGAAAGAAAAGATGAAAAAAAAATATTGAAAGAAAAAATATTAGAAAAAAATTTTTTTTCTATAAGAAATCAGATCAATAAAATTTTTAAATATTATTCAGAAAACGTAGAAATATTAAATAATTTTCAATGGATTAAAAATATTTCTTTTATAGATTTTATAAAAAATATAGGAAAACATATTTCTATTAATTATTTAATGTCTAAAAATTCTATAAAAAAAAGAGTAGAAAATGGAATTTCTTTTAAAGAATTTTCTTATGCTCTTGTTCAAGGATATGATTTTTACTATTTAAATAAAATTAATAATTATCAATTACAAATTGGAGGTTCAGATCAATGGGGAAATATTACAACAGGAATAGAATTAATAAAAAAAAAAACTGGAAAAAAGGTATATGGATTTACATTTCCACTAATAACAAAATCAAACGGTAAAAAATTTGGAAAAAGTGAAAATGAATATAATATATGGTTAGATAGCAAAAAAACATCTCCATATAAATTTTATCAATTTTGGATGAATCTTTCAGATTTAGAATCTGAAAGATATATTAAAATTTATACTTTTTTATCAAAAAAAAAAATATCAAATTTAATTATAAAACATAAAAAGAATCCTAATAAAAGATTATTACAAAAAAAATTAGCTTATAATCTTACTAATTGGATCCATGGGAATAATAAATATCAAGAAATAATAAAAATTATATCTGTTTTATTTCAAAAAGACTATAAAATACTTCAAACCTTAAAAAAGGATGAATGTATTTCTATATATAAAAATATACCTAATAAACTACTTTATAAAAATAAATTAAAAAAAGGATTTATTTTAATAGATTTATTAAAAGAAAGTGGATTATTCAAATCTAAAAAACTTGCAAAAATTGCTATAAAATCAAAATCAATTTATGTAAATAAGATTTTAATTAAAGAAAATTTTATTATTAAAGAAAAAAATTTAATACAAGAAGAATATATACTATTACAATTTGGTAAAAAAAATTTTTTAATTGTTAAATTTAAATAG